Genomic window (Geoalkalibacter ferrihydriticus DSM 17813):
GGTGTGGGAAATCCTCACCGACACCCGTCTCTGGCCCCTTTGGGGTCCATCGATCAGCGCGGTCGACTCTCCCCGGCGCTATCTTGTCACCGGCCTGCAGGGGCGGGTAAAAACTGCGGTCGGGCTTTGGCTCCCCTTCGAAATCACCCGCTTCGAAGCTCCCGACTACTGGCATTGGAGGGTTGCCGGCATTCCCGCCACCGGCCATCGGGTCACCCGTCGCGCCGCCGGCGGTTGTGAATTGAGCTTTGAATTCCCCTTATGGGCTGGACCCTACGCGCTGGTCTGTCGCCGGGCCGCCGAGAACATCGCCCGTCTGGCTTTGGAAATTTGAGCGGCCGGCAAACCGCATCCTGCTTCAGGGCCGTCCGGCAGCCATGGCAGGATTTTGAGGAGAACAGTGATGATTCTTTACTATCTCAAACTCTACCTGCTGACGATTCCGGTTTTTTTCGTTATCGACCTGCTATGGCTGGGGGTGGTCGCCAAGAATCTCTACCAGAAAAACCTCGCCCACCTGCTCAGCCCGACGGTCAACTGGCCGGCGGCATTGCTGTTCTACTTCATCTATATCGCCGGGATTATTCTGTTTGCCGTAAGGCCGGCCCTGGCCGGGCAATCTCTTTCTCAGGCAGCGCTCTGGGGCGCTCTGTTCGGATTTTTCACCTACGCCACCTACGACCTGACCAACCTGGCGACGCTGCGGGATTGGCCGATCAATGTGGTGATCATCGATATTGCCTGGGGAACCCTGCTTTGCACCCTGGTGGCAAGCGTCAGTTATCTCATCGGGCGTTGGCTCATCTGACGTCTCGGCATGGAGAGAATCATGAAATCCATAATTAAAAGTCGGTTACTGCTTGTTTTAAGCCTGGGCCGATCCGTACTGAATCGGTGGATTCAGGGTAAGACCAGCGAAGCTGTTTCGAGGTGTATCTGCAGCAGCAGGCTTCGGACGTGCGACGACCGCAACCGATTCGAGCGTAGCTGGAAGAAAAGCTCATGACTATTTACGTCTTTGCCCTATTGCTGCTGCTGGCCTTTATGACCCTGGTCTTTCTCCTCGCCCTGCGGCTGAAGGACAACAGCATCGTCGATGTCGCCTATGGCCTGGCTTTTGTGCTGGTCGGCTGGAGCAGTTACCTGATTTA
Coding sequences:
- a CDS encoding SRPBCC family protein, producing the protein MQMTKIINAPQERVWEILTDTRLWPLWGPSISAVDSPRRYLVTGLQGRVKTAVGLWLPFEITRFEAPDYWHWRVAGIPATGHRVTRRAAGGCELSFEFPLWAGPYALVCRRAAENIARLALEI
- a CDS encoding DUF2177 family protein, producing the protein MILYYLKLYLLTIPVFFVIDLLWLGVVAKNLYQKNLAHLLSPTVNWPAALLFYFIYIAGIILFAVRPALAGQSLSQAALWGALFGFFTYATYDLTNLATLRDWPINVVIIDIAWGTLLCTLVASVSYLIGRWLI